CCTTTCTAAAACAATTTTGTTAGAGAATCTGAAATAGCTACTTTTCTGCAGTTTTCAAGTGCCACAGCACTGTTGTATGGTTTTTTACCTTAAGACGACACTCTGCTTGATCTATGAAGAAGGTATACACATCCAAGGAAGGTTTGTTATTGGACTAAAAAGTTACATACCTATTACTTCTAAGTGAAAGTATATACTCATATATTGATCTGTACACGCTTACTcataaatactaaaataaatacagaTAATAGCCATAATCGCAAGAAATGCATGCATTCTACTCATTTCCAAAGCCAAATGGCAATTtctgatatatatattgaacAGTGGGTGGTGGAAGAACAGTTCTTGGCATTCTGTCATCCTGCTTTCTGCAATCGAATTATTTATAAGCAGTACTGGCGCGGAGATTTTTCTTTGCCTAGGTCAgttaatctttaaatttgtaacgattacttcataaatgatgaaaaactTATTTGGAATGATGAAAAACTTATTTTGTAATTGTGAATTGCGAACGAAATTGTTTGACGTTGTGGTGGCAATGATGAtacgagtttttttttttttttttttttttttttttttttttNGACATGCAATTCGGTTTGCTCCGGTTTCGAGAAAGCTGAATCGAGGTAAAAGCAAGCTAAAAGGAGATAAAATCAAAAcacaagaagaaaatagattgacTGACCATGTAGTGCATTAAGGAATGCGTAGGTTTCAAAAATCTCCTCATACTGGATTGAGAAGCCGAATCAGGTCTGCCAATCAGCTTCGGCTTCTCTTGCTTCTTTGATTCTTGCACCTTCGACGGAGATGCTTTTGGGGGCGACTGTTCCGCCACCGCACCCTGCACCCGATTCGAACCAAGGCGACGATTGAAGGAGGAGGCGGTGGACAGGTCCTGGTTGGCGTGCTTGGTGGCCTTGAACGTGAGTCTGGGCTTGGAAGCATAGGGACCAAGGCAGGAAGGGAAAATATAATCCCTATTGAAGAACTGGGCGCCGTCAGTGACAGGGGCGGCATCATTGTCGATGGAGAGGCGAAGATCAGTAGGTTGACggaaagaagaagcagagagCGGAGCAGTTGAAACACGGCGGACGGCGGGGAAGAGTGGGCCGGGGAAGTGAGGAGTCTGGGAAGCATCGACGGCGATGGTCTTCGATCGCTTCAGAAGCGGTGGCGAATCGGGTTTGATAGGGCTCGCATTCGGGCGCACTGTAACAGTGGAATCATCACTGTCGCCTGCCATTAACACAGAGTGAGAGAAAAATGGAGATTTGATTTGGGGGCAAAAGCAGCGGAATCTGGGTGTCCCGGCTTCCCTCCGCTTAAGGAATTTTGGTGGGTGGTCGGGTCAATCAGGGCCGTCCAGGATGACCCACATCTGACGTGTAAAGACATCATCAGATCTGGTTGAGGGCTTCACCTGCCATCTTCATCTTCCGTCAACTCCTCGATTTTCACTGGAAGAGTGAAATAAGATTTGCTGTGGACGGCGGCTCAAAGTAATTGAATTCTATGTGCGTTGGCCGTTACTGACCGGAGTTCTGAAGCTGCGGCGTAAGATAACCGCCGGCGGCGGtgagagggaaaaaaaggtACGCCGTATgattcaatctctctctctcactctctgcCTTTTCGTTAGTTCGTTTTTTTCTGTTGTGTTTCAGGTTTTGCTGATTTCTTTCTGTGATTCTGATACTTTTCCCGAGAGATTCCGTTATGGATCTTGCACTGTTTCATCTACCGATACTAATCTTCtactttttgaaatttttagtttagaaTAGGTTGTGAATTGAGGCAAGCAAAGCGGCGACCCTCCAGAGGCGCCCATCCGACTACTCAAGGTCAATATAGAAGAATGTCATGATGCGACTGAGGAGAACagtgcatcatctaacacaccatATAACGTGtgcattgaagaagaaacgagACATAAGAAAGATAGGGATAATAAGTAGATATGAGCATCACAATAGACTTGTTTTACGGTTGGGTAGGGCCCCGAGCCTTAACCTCGAAAGTTGGGATTCCGAAGGGAATTTGGACATGCGATTTTGGGGTCAAGGGCgttcatatgaaatatgaaagcttGCCAAATTTGGTGTTAATTGGACTCTGAACGGATGCTTTATGACACCGTATGTCCGCTtgccaaaatcatgtctactcccACCAGTTTGAAAATGCCTAAAGTACATCACCCGTTtggaaatgcctcaaaatgtactctATAGAGGGAGACATGATGTCAACTCTCCACCACCTTTGGGACCAGTGACCTAAGTGAGATACCTTGTGGCACATGCGCGTGTCACAGCGAGAGCGAACATTTCCGAAACTAGTGTCTTGAGcaactttctttaaaatagGGTTTTCAAGGACAATACCAGGTGACACGGGTGTGCCGATATTGCACACTTACCCATATGTCGGAGGTTAGATTATACATTCGTACAGAGTCCAAAAATGACATGACATGGGCATGAATGGCCAAGGCCTCAATAGAACCAGAATGGATGAATGTTTGAGATGTCTCGATGTTATGAACGACACGTGAGCCCATTCTCGATTGCATATGACCAAGTGAGATGCGATGGCCAACGACACCCCATACCTTGGGATGAcatcaagacatatggaccaTGTTGATTGGGGACTAAAATAATGTTAGATGCAACGTTACATTGAGAGAGATTGACTCCAAATAGAGTCAAGATTGAGctgaatgacttggcctaatATAGAGACAAGTCGTCTTTCTCACAAACGATTGATTATAATAATAGCGTACGGTCATATTCAAGTATCGCATCAATATAGTTATGCAGTGTTAGGCTAAAATTGTGGCATTGAGATTAATGATGCTTGAGCTGCCAGAAATATTAATTGACATTTATTGCTTATTCATTCCTTTATGGTTATTTTACGCCCCTTTGTTTTGCTTTATTATAGTAACATGAATAAGGTTCCATCTGTTTTTTGTTCAGGAAGTCCTGGCAGCGTGGATTCATCAtcaaatgatgatgatgattcacTAGACAATGGCCTAGACGTTGAGGACGAAACAGGAGACGAGGTGAAGATGGAGAAGGAAAGGTCGAGGTCGAGGGAGGATCACAATAGACCGTCGAAATCAACAATGGAGCAATTAGCTGACTGAAGCTTACAGACTGACTGTTGCTATGTTTGATGGCAGGAGgtagaagaaaaacagaggaagaaacTAAAGGCATGGgagtgatgtcccacgttggttggcagtagatagacgcgttttaaagccttgaagggaagcccgaaagggaaagcctaaagagaacaatatctgctagcggtggatctagacCGTTACAAacagtatcagagccagacaccggacgatgtgtcagccttctcgctgttccccgaagggggtagacacgaggcggtgtgccagtaaggacgttgggccccgaagggggtggatttggtggtgatcccacatcgattggagaaaggaaagagtgccagcgaggacgctgggcctcgaaggggggtggattgtaatgtcccacattggttggggagaagaacaaaacaccatttataagggtgtagaaaccttcccctgGTAGGCGCGTTTtcaagccttgaggggaagcctgaaaggaaaagtccaaaaaggacaatatctactagcggtggatctgggccgttacaagtTGAGCATTAAAAATCCCATTCataaaaaggagaagaaatccGTTCAGAATGGGATGGGGATTGGGATTGGGTTCAGCTCAACTATAGATTTTCGAATGTCAACAATAAGGAGAGTTGCATTGGCAAtcaatacaaataaataacattggaaatgaaaagaaaggaaccTCCGGTTTCATTCAGTGGGCGCTGTCGGTGGCGGCGGTAGATCATATTTGACATGTCCTAGGTAGAGTCCACAAGCAGGAGCCATCGGACTTGCTGAACTCACATTCTTCGCTTCCAAGATTCTTTCTACTGCAGCAAATAACACAGAAGACCATATTACTGTTAGCTAGCTACCTTCAAACGGCCATGTTCTATTGTATATGTTGCAGTCCAACCACCTACCATCTCCTACGGTTAGATCTCCGGTTCCGACCGCTTTAAGAACGCCAACCATCAGTCTTACCTAAGAAATATTCGAGTCCAGAATAActaatcaatcaatcaatcaatctcGTAAAACCCTTTTCTCCATTACTAGAAAAGAAAGTCTCTTAGGGTTGGTTATGTTTATTACCTGATGATAGAGAAACGAGCGTGCTCGTGCTGTCACAACGAAACAACGATGCCTTCTCCTGATCCCAAATCCAACCTCGTAACTTTCAGAATGTAGCACTTCATTCTCGCATTCTTCTTTGCCCTGCCTTTGCTTTCGCTCCATTGACGATGGAAAATAAGGCGTCGAAACCACCTCACAAACGTCTAGTTCATCAAGAGTTCTCATTGGGGAGTTTGCCTGCACTGCACATCGAAACTAATTTACATTACACCGTACACAGTTTCATCCCCCGACCACGCCCTGGCATTGTTACAAACAAAATGTATAATAAGCTGGGAACATAAATAGTTTTAGTATTAAGTGACCTGACAACCAGCTGCCCTGAAGGAGCTAAAGTCATGATGCCCAACAAGCACTTTACATGCCTCCTGAATTCATACATTCCAATAATGTTGTATCAGTTCCTGAATGTAATTTCAAATCGACATGATCTCCAGCATTGCACTGTTAATTGTTCATACCTGCATGGCTCCAATATTCAGTATCTCGGGCACGTGCCATACTCGATCCTTGTCAAAGCTTGACAAAGTTTCTGGCCCAGAAACTAACCGATAAAAGTATCTGAAAATGTTTCATGAGATGCAAAAAATTGTGTTATGTACGTATGGACAATTAATTCTACTGTCTAATAGGCAATGATGGTATCAACTACTAAAGCATGGATGGACGATACTCACGTACGCTCTTGAGCTTTATATCTAGCATGATAATCATTAGGAACACTTCGAACATCAACTACCGTAACATCACCGTCATTTTTCTGGAATCAAAACAGACACAGATAcctttcatcattttctttgtcTCATACAATAAAAAGCAAAGGCTGAAGCTggaaaaaggaagattttTCTTAGGTGCTcgctgtgagatcccacatcggttggaggagGAATgaaactgtaacgacccaggcttaccgctagcagatattgtcctctttgggctgtGTTCCTTTCGGCCTTCTCCTctaggctttaaaacgcatttgcaCAAggtttcattaatttaaaacgaCCCAGACTTGCGGTAACCCTTAGCAAGCCAAACCCTTTGCAtagttttcattaatttttaaataaataaaattatcttttGTAACGGCCCTAACCgctatttataagataagtCGGGTTGTTAcagaaacattctttataagggtgtggaaacctctccttagcagacacgttataaaacctcgaggggaagtgtggaaggaaaagcccaaagaggacaatatctgttagcggtgggcttaggccgttacaaatggtatcagagccagacaatGAGCAATGTGCCAATgaagaggctgagccctgaaggggggttgGACACCatgcggtgtgccagcaagaatgctgggccccgaagggggtgaattgtgagatcccacataagTTGGATAGGGGAAcaaaggggaacaaaacatccttggtgtgaaaacctctccctagcagacgcattttaaaactttgggGGGAAGCACGAAACGGAAattccaaagaggacaatatctgctagcggtgggcttgggccattacactCGCTTATCTACCGCCTATGAACAATAGTCAATAGTACTGGTAAAAGGGAAGATTCTAACATGCTTGCAAATTTAAAAGGGAAgataaagtttataatttgaaaatggaaattttaacACGACTATAACTTAGCATCGTTGAGTTAAAAATGAAGCACAAGATCAAAACAACGAAAATCGAGAGAAGCAAAAGTAGCTCAAAAAAGGGATTGGCTAGCAGAGAACCGAACCTGTAAGAAATGATTCACGGCCCTGCGAACGACACCCGGTTCATGAGGTGGTAACTGCATCATAGTTAGGCAAAAGAAGTTAGCATCTCTGTAGCAAAGTCGAGCACCATTTCTTCAAACTCATGTTTTCAAGGATAAGAAAGTTTTATCTCAACAACAAAGTCCACGAGTGAACAAAAGTTTTCAGGGGAAATTACTCATCTAGTTAGCATATATTATGTGTACATATGAAAAGGGGAGAGAGATGCTTATATTCTATACAAAGGGACAAACCACTTCTCCGGGCTTTCTTTTGCTTATGCGCTCAACATCAACATGACAAACATTTGATAAGGCATGTACTCCAGCATCCTTCattgaaaaaagaaggaaagtcACAACGTGAATGGGATAACTTAATCTACTTATGGTAGCAAGAAATGTAATATGACGCATGGGAATACGATTATCAAAGCAATCAATCAAGTCAATAGAGCGGCTCAATAACAGATCCCTTTCTACCGAGCACACCTCAAAACAGGTGAATATGGAGCAAGATGCACTCTAGTCTGCAACAAACAAGTCAGAAAAACAACTATAACAAGTCAGAAAAACAactataacagcccaagcccaccactaacaacAGGTATTATCTGCaatggcccattacgtatgccattagtctcacaattttaaaatgcgtctattaggagaggtttccacacccttatgaggaatgcttcgttcccctctccaaacgatgtgggatctcaaaatccacccccttgggggctagcgtccttgctggcacaccgctcggtgtctggctctaacaAATactgtctgctttggcccgttatgtatcgccgtcagccttacagttttaaaacgtgtctgttagggagaggttttcactcccttataaggaaagcttcgttcccttctccaaccaatgtgggatctcacaatccaccccccttgggggccagcatccttgctggcacgccgctcggtgtctggctctaacaAATactgtccgctttggcccgttatgtatcgccatcagccttacggctttaaaacgtgtctgttagggagaggttttcacacccttataaggaaagcttcgttcccctctccaaccgatgtaggatctcacaagccacccccttgggggccagcaccctcgctggcacaccactcagtgtctggctctgataccatttgtaacaacccatgcccaccactaacagatattgtccgctttggcccattatgtatcgtcgtcagcctcactattttaaaacgcatctgtcagggagaggtttctacacccttctaaggaatgcttcattctcctcttcaaccgatgtgggatctcacaatccaccccccttagggACCAATgccctcgctagcacaccgctcgatgtctggctctgatatcatttgtaatagcccaagcccaccgctaacagatattgtccgctttggcccgttatctatctccatcagtctcacgattttaaacaCGCATCTAtcaaggagaggtttctacacccttataatgaatacttcgttctcctctctaactgatatgggatctcacagttccaatggttttgttttaaaatccgACTTAGAACAATAGAGGCAAGTTCATGCATCTCAAAAGAACATAAACCCTACAGTTAAACTACCAATTCAGTTCCATATCCTTCTCTGCACACATCAAAGCTAGTGGGAGAAGAACTACCAGAGGACTGAAGATTCAGCAAGATAAAAGTCGTGGAAGCTACCCTACAAGTACACTGAACATTCTAATAGCAGCAATAAAACTGATTTTCATATAACAAAAAGGAACAAATATCCagaataagaaaaacttaCAGTTCTGCTAGAACAAAACACTGAAACTGATTGACCGATAAACTTCCGGAACGCTTCCTGAGAAGTAAAAGTAATCATTTATAGAGTAATGCAAGAGACTCATTGTTCAACCCGTTTCTTAATGATACAAAGAAATTATGTTCCATTTCAAAGAGTTTCATCGGTTAAGAACGATACACAGAGTAATGAAAGATGGCAAAGGCGGTGTACCTCAAGCACGCCGACCACCGTACGACAGTTGGGCTGCTGCTGAGAACCAGAGAAACGAGTTCCTATATATTCGACTGCGACAAGGTAGCGTTGGATTCCAGGGTTACGGTTCATGGATTCTGCTTCCTCCTTATCGCCAGGGAGATCTTCGTTCGTAGTCTTTCCAATTTTCAATGGCCTTTGAGGTGATGAATCGGAACTGAACTCTAGCCTATGCTTCTGGTTCTCCGTCATTGATTTCCGCCGCTCCCGCCAAGATTATGAGAATCGAACACTGATTCCAAAGCTTAAACAATGTAGCAAGTGTTCTCGCGGAAGTTTAAAGGTTGAACTCCGCCATGAGTTGAACAAGTTCCCAAGGTAGACGATGGAGGTTTGCTTCGCTAGGTCGTATTCGCCGTTTTAATTTTCCACATGTCGAATGACAGTTCGACATGTCGTCTCAATGCTCACGTGCTTCTCAGTTATAAACACATGGGCTTGGGCTTCAAATGGGCTCATATTTTATAAGCCCAATACGATTTAAAAGTAGCCCTAGCCCAATTATGTTGCGAGAGAACCCTAATTTCTTCCCTTGTATCACTTAATTCATGCGCCGCACAGCGTAGCAGCCAAATTGTAGCGGCGGCATCCATTATATAGGTCCCCTAAATTGGAAGTAGAAACCTTAACTCGAGTTACGAAGGCACAGCCCTGTTCTTCACCTCTCTATTCCCAGTGTCAGGTATAACAGTTTCGATAAGTATGGTCGCCATTGAATTCACGGTTATATTACTCGATTTACTAAGACTATAGTTTGTTCATTCCATCTCTAACCTCTACTTGCAGGATCTCTTATTTCCCTTTGCAGTATactttaatttgttttgtCTCTTTGGATTTGACGTGAAATGGGCTCTGGTGAATCGATCTGTAACTTTACCATTGTAGATTATGTTTTTGATTTATTGTTACTACGACGCTGAAGAAAGTATGTTATCTGGAGGATATTTTTATTGCAACAAATGCATCTGGAGGATTGAAAATCTAAACACAGGCCTTGTATTTctggaattttgttttttttatcccCGACTGTTGTTCCATTCATGTTTTTCCGGTTAAATTCCAATATTCCTAATGACAGTCGAAATGGCTTCCCCATAAAAAACTATGAATAATCAGGGCTGGAGTCTAGAACAGGCTCTTTCTCCAAAGCCAATTTATTGGTTTTTGGGTTGAAACACGGATGAGCCTGAGTTTTGGCATTATCTAGTGCCATAGGCCACTGGTTGGGGTTCATTTTGATGTCTGCAGGATGATGGAACCTGAAACTAGGAAAACATGAACCTGGAACCTGTTTTTCTTGCATCcttattttgagattttaagaTTTTGCATCCTGGTACTTGTTATCCgtattttgagattttttgtTGCACTCTAATTAACGTAAGTTGGTCGACGCAAAACTatctgttttttcttctgtttatggttttccttaatttttacGAATGTTCTGTTTTGGCCTATCGTTATCTATTATTTTGTACCATCtagtttatatgttttttatttgaaatgttATGCTTAATTACCCTTTGAAAGAAGAACCCCTGGAACGTTTGGTCTTTTTGGGATGACGTTAATGGATCTATTAAACATCATTGAAATTTGGTAGTTTCCAATTAATTGCAATAGGAACGCAATATGTCTCACCGCAAGTTTGAGCACCCAAGACATGGCTCTTTGGGATTTCTTCCCAGAAAGAGAGCTTCTCGCCATAGAGGGAAAGGTATTGGTTCTGTGctagatcttattttatgactTATAGTTTTAGATTATTGTATTTGTATAGATCATTCACATTGTTTTTTATTCGGCATGTAACAAGTCAGTTGTCTGTCTTTTAATTTACACTGGTTTGATCGTTCCTAGTGCTTCATTCAGTTGTCTGTCCTTTTTATATTGTAGTCAGCTgagtattttcttctttaattagTGCTTCTCACTCTGATCAGATGTAGCTCAGGCATATTGCTGGATGCTTTGTTCTTTCATTGAATCCTTGCATAAGCTTTCCATGTTTCGATTTTAAATGCatgtttactttttttttataaaaaaaaattcatgtgATGATATACTGTAAAGCATTACAGCACGCATTGCGTGTACTAAATTCATTTGATATTCATTTGATATTCTTTAGCTCAATGTTGTTATCTGATGGTGACTTGTACTTTGCAGTGAAGGCATTTCCCAGAGATGATCCTTCGAAGCCTTGTAGATTAACTGCTTTCCTTGGATACAAGGCTGGAATGACTCATATTGTCAGAGAAGTTGAAAAGCCTGGATCAAGTGAGTCTGGTTGTAAGATATTTATATCTagattatgaaaatgatatagGAGTATATAGCAATATATCCAACAGGTTCCTAGTTATGGCTGTTTCTCTACGTCACCATTGCGTAGCTTATATTGTGTTGGTCAATCTTGTGTTAGGCCTTctatttagattaaatttcCCTTTTGCAATGTGATGTGAAAACTTATGGTAGACAAtcctgttttattttgtttctatttctaaAATCTGTTGGATTATTGATTTGTCTTATGATCCTCTCAGAGTTGCACAAGAAAGAAACATGTGAAGCTGTAACAATTATAGAAACTCCCCCTATGGTTGTTGTTGGTGTTGTTGGCTATGTCAAAACGCCACGAGGCTTGCGTTCATTGAAAACTGTATGGGCCCAGCATTTGAGCGAGGAGGTAAAGAGGAGATTTTACAAGAACTGGTGTAAGTCTAAGAAGAAAGCTTTCTCTAAGTACTCAAAGAAGTTTGAGACTGAAGATGGAAAAAAGGATATTCTGGCACAGTtggagaaattgaagaaatatgGCACTGTGATTCGTGTTCTGGCCCATTCCCAGGTATTTTGCTCTTCCCAAATATTACATGATGAACGACTTGAATATTGTACTTTTCTCCCCTTCCGTTTAATGTTGATCGACCTGAAAATTTGAACCGTTGCaaaatattgttaatatttGATATGTAGTACTATGTTTAAGTACCCACTTTAAGAAGATCGACTTTGTTTCAGATAAGGAAGATGCAAGGACTAAAGCAAAAGAAAGCTCACTTGATGGAAATTCAGGTGAATGGTGGAGATGTTTCTAAGAAGGTTGATTATGCATATAGTTTATTTGAGAAGCAGATCCCTGTTGATGCAATCTTCCAAAAGGATGAGATGATTGATATTATTGGGGTAACTAAAGGAAAAGGTTATGAAGGTGTGGTTACCCGTTGGGGTGTCACTCGTCTCCCCCGCAAGACCCATCGTGGCCTTCGCAAGGTAGCCTGTATTGGTGCTTGGCATCCAGCCAGAGTGTCATTCACTGTTGCTCGAGCTGGGCAGAATGGTTACCATCATCGCACAGAGATGAATAAGAAGGTTTATAAGGTTGGGAAGACTGGCCAAGACTCCCATTCTGCTATGACCGAGTTCGATAGGTTAGTCAACATGTGCCTTCCCTTTTTGGCTTTTACTTATCTTTTCTTGAATTACTGCTACTGATGTTTGTGGATATTTATTCTTATTAGGACTGAGAAGGATATAACTCCAATTGGTGGATTTCCTCACTATGGTGTGGTCAAAGAGGATTACTTGATGATCAAGGGCTGTTGTGTGGGTCCAAAAAAGCGTGTGGTCACATTGAGGCAGTCACTGATTAAGCAGACTTCTAGGGTTGCTATGGAGGAAATCAAACTGAAATTCATCGACACTTCCTCCAAGTTTGGCCATGGACGGTTTCAGACAACACAGGAGAAGGCTAAGTTTTATGGACGAGTCAAGTAGGTGTTGCGTGcgactgatttttttttgtctcgatgatttgggtttcttcattttaaacATGTAACGTTTTCAGACTTGGGAAAGGTGTTGTTTAATGTTATGATGACTATTCATCCTTGGTGTTCAATCTGTTCTTCAATCCTCCAACTAGTCGTCTGGTGGTGTTGCGACTCCGTACTCAGCTGCTTGTTTTGGATCCTGCTCCCTTTTTCTTGACCCAGTTTGTCTTCATTCAACATTTTTGTATACACCACACCCAGTGAGATCAAATAGAAAGCGGCACCAATTTGAACACGTTTCTGTGCTGTTCTAAATTCAAACAGGGTTTCAATATGAACATAAATGAGAAGAACATGGAATATTTGGCGTCCATTCCttccattcttcttttcaattcaaacagGGTTTCAATATGAACATAAATGAGAAGAACATGGAATATTTGGCGTCCATTCCttccattcttcttttcattgaTGAGTTCCCCACGTTATGTAATGTTCTGAATATGACCATTCGATTAGACCCTCTCACCTTTTCTAATTCACGGGTCCCTATACTACACTCCACTCCCTGCTTTAATTGAATCTGAATCCCAAACCCAACACAATTCATTCCTACCAGTCCGTGTTCCAACCACATTTCTGGTAATGGTGTGTAAACTTGTCTCTAATAGTAACAGTAATACATAAAACAGTAACATTTCTGGTAATGGTGTGTAAACTTGTCTCTAATAGTAACAGTAATAGTAATACGTAACAGGTAATAAGGTTATTTATTAGTAACAGGTAATAAGGTTAAAGTAAACCATATTTACTAGTAACAGGTAATAAGGTTATTTATTAGTAACAGGTAAGGTTAAAGTAAACCATATTTACTAGTAACAGGTAATAAGGTTAtttactagcagtgagcttgaacAAATTAGAGCTGAGcttgaaaaatgtatttatatatatacatatctcTTTTTACTTTATATATGGAGGTATCCAATACCTATGAAGGTGCACCCACGAGTTACAACATTCCTTTTTATGGTGCCTAAAATCTCTATTTTTGATAATATATCACATGTTCTTATTGATGGTTCCTTAGTATTCCTATGGGGTCacaagaatttttttatggtCTTAAGAGGAAGGCCCGTCATAGCCCAAACCAAAGTCTAGTTCATAGTTGTATGGGACACGTAggttacatatatatatatatatatatattattattgtgacTAGAGGTGTGACCACGACCGTAAATGATGCCGCGTCGGCTCCGTCCAGTCCACGTGGTATTtccaaaaaatttagaaaccaTTGCTAATATTATCACTCTTCCATTTTGTGAGGCTTCCAATAATCCTTTGTGTTTTAAGATTCTCCCGCTCCC
This genomic window from Cucurbita pepo subsp. pepo cultivar mu-cu-16 chromosome LG01, ASM280686v2, whole genome shotgun sequence contains:
- the LOC111806289 gene encoding 60S ribosomal protein L3-2, which translates into the protein MSHRKFEHPRHGSLGFLPRKRASRHRGKVKAFPRDDPSKPCRLTAFLGYKAGMTHIVREVEKPGSKLHKKETCEAVTIIETPPMVVVGVVGYVKTPRGLRSLKTVWAQHLSEEVKRRFYKNWCKSKKKAFSKYSKKFETEDGKKDILAQLEKLKKYGTVIRVLAHSQIRKMQGLKQKKAHLMEIQVNGGDVSKKVDYAYSLFEKQIPVDAIFQKDEMIDIIGVTKGKGYEGVVTRWGVTRLPRKTHRGLRKVACIGAWHPARVSFTVARAGQNGYHHRTEMNKKVYKVGKTGQDSHSAMTEFDRTEKDITPIGGFPHYGVVKEDYLMIKGCCVGPKKRVVTLRQSLIKQTSRVAMEEIKLKFIDTSSKFGHGRFQTTQEKAKFYGRVK
- the LOC111788293 gene encoding uncharacterized protein LOC111788293 — translated: MTENQKHRLEFSSDSSPQRPLKIGKTTNEDLPGDKEEAESMNRNPGIQRYLVAVEYIGTRFSGSQQQPNCRTVVGVLEEAFRKFIGQSVSVFCSSRTDAGVHALSNVCHVDVERISKRKPGEVLPPHEPGVVRRAVNHFLQKNDGDVTVVDVRSVPNDYHARYKAQERTYFYRLVSGPETLSSFDKDRVWHVPEILNIGAMQEACKVLVGHHDFSSFRAAGCQANSPMRTLDELDVCEVVSTPYFPSSMERKQRQGKEECENEVLHSESYEVGFGIRRRHRCFVVTARARSFLYHQVRLMVGVLKAVGTGDLTVGDVERILEAKNVSSASPMAPACGLYLGHVKYDLPPPPTAPTE